From the genome of Gammaproteobacteria bacterium, one region includes:
- the ftsA gene encoding cell division protein FtsA: MASHLVAGLDIGATRTTAVIAEIRGQYPAHWIEVLGLGQVHTNGVHRDVVQDVEEMTERVAKAVREAELMAGCTVSNVYVGISGDQVQTFPSHGVVAISSREVSADDMARLHVVARAVALPHDRELLHTVPQNYTVDNNSGILHPVGMPGTRLESEVYLVTGASAIANNIRSAVSRAGYRVEKLILEPLAAARAVLREDEREIGVAVLDLGGATSQMAIFVDGRPYYTDMLPTGGVALTWDLVQHLHIQHEEARRVLENHGCALAELVGSRDMIEIPGPTPSRPRRIGRATVADALENRLTAIVAWCQRELNARELIAPLGTGVVLTGGVAALDGIGELVQRMLGTPVRVGTPGAGVSGLADSMNRSRLSTVVGVAQYGADRFAKTGQGALAHTPGMVGRVGAWLKEFF, encoded by the coding sequence ATGGCTTCTCATCTGGTTGCGGGGCTGGATATCGGCGCGACGCGCACCACCGCCGTCATCGCGGAGATAAGGGGCCAGTATCCGGCCCACTGGATCGAGGTCCTGGGTCTCGGGCAGGTGCACACCAACGGCGTGCACCGGGACGTCGTGCAGGATGTCGAGGAGATGACCGAGCGCGTGGCCAAGGCGGTGCGCGAAGCCGAGCTCATGGCGGGCTGCACCGTTTCCAACGTCTATGTCGGCATCAGCGGCGACCAGGTGCAGACCTTCCCCTCGCACGGCGTCGTCGCCATCTCCTCGAGGGAGGTGTCGGCCGACGACATGGCGCGCCTGCACGTGGTGGCGCGCGCCGTTGCGCTGCCCCATGACCGCGAGCTGCTGCACACGGTCCCGCAGAACTACACGGTCGACAACAACTCCGGGATTCTGCATCCGGTCGGCATGCCGGGCACGCGCCTGGAGTCGGAGGTCTACCTGGTTACCGGAGCCTCCGCGATCGCGAACAACATCCGCAGCGCCGTCTCCCGGGCGGGCTATCGGGTGGAAAAGCTCATCCTGGAGCCCCTGGCCGCCGCCCGCGCCGTGCTGAGGGAGGACGAGAGGGAGATCGGGGTCGCGGTGCTGGATCTGGGCGGAGCCACCAGCCAGATGGCGATTTTCGTCGACGGAAGGCCCTACTACACGGACATGCTGCCGACCGGGGGCGTCGCACTGACCTGGGATCTGGTCCAGCATCTTCACATACAGCACGAAGAGGCGCGCCGGGTGCTGGAGAACCACGGTTGCGCCCTGGCCGAACTCGTGGGGTCCAGGGACATGATCGAAATCCCCGGGCCCACGCCTTCGAGACCTCGTCGCATCGGCCGGGCCACGGTCGCGGACGCCCTCGAGAACCGGCTGACGGCGATCGTCGCCTGGTGTCAGCGGGAGCTGAATGCGCGGGAGCTGATCGCCCCGCTGGGGACGGGAGTCGTCCTCACCGGCGGCGTTGCCGCCCTCGACGGTATCGGCGAGTTGGTGCAGAGGATGCTGGGGACGCCGGTTCGCGTCGGCACCCCTGGCGCAGGCGTAAGCGGGTTGGCCGACTCGATGAACCGCTCTCGGCTCTCCACGGTCGTCGGAGTGGCGCAATACGGAGCCGACCGCTTCGCCAAGACGGGGCAGGGGGCGCTTGCCCACACCCCTGGAATGGTCGGAAGGGTTGGTGCCTGGCTCAAGGAGTTTTTCTGA
- the ftsZ gene encoding cell division protein FtsZ: MTIIDYDEKKTGPTFVFDESETPSACMKVVGCGGAGGNAVNRMVDENLLGVELIAANTDAQALRQSRASICIQIGKKLTRGLGAGARPEIGRQAIHENAEEVTRAIQGADLVFITAGMGGGTGTGAAPIIGRFAKEMGALTIGIVTRPFSFEGRKRLRQAEQGLEELRKAVDTVIVVPNDRIMTVVGKGTSFQDALKKADEILLHATQGISDLIRVAGEVNVDFADVRTVMACGGGALMGSGFGDGEHRAEEAARKAISSPLLGDVSLKGAHGVLINITGGMDLAIDDVTRISSIIQEEAGNDAEIIFGAVHDPKLQQGVRVTVIATGFGNGSEKPGALRPEMASNGAPSGLDRRPSPIPSPRLARAAARQAAAVTGRSSASMNKTPSTPTPVQPRKRQRVIVRGPVDILDLPTFVTLAR; the protein is encoded by the coding sequence ATGACGATCATCGACTACGACGAGAAGAAGACAGGCCCGACGTTCGTCTTCGACGAAAGCGAGACCCCCAGCGCCTGCATGAAGGTGGTGGGCTGCGGTGGCGCCGGCGGCAACGCGGTCAACCGGATGGTCGATGAGAACCTCCTGGGCGTGGAGCTCATCGCCGCGAACACGGATGCCCAGGCGCTGCGTCAGTCGAGGGCGTCGATCTGCATCCAGATCGGGAAGAAGCTGACGCGCGGCCTCGGCGCGGGGGCCCGTCCCGAAATCGGGCGCCAGGCCATCCACGAGAACGCCGAGGAGGTGACCCGGGCGATTCAGGGGGCCGACCTGGTCTTCATCACCGCCGGCATGGGCGGCGGGACGGGGACCGGAGCCGCTCCCATCATCGGCCGCTTCGCCAAGGAAATGGGTGCGCTCACCATCGGCATCGTCACCCGGCCCTTCTCGTTCGAGGGCAGGAAACGCCTCCGGCAGGCCGAGCAGGGCCTCGAGGAGCTGCGCAAGGCGGTGGATACGGTGATCGTCGTCCCCAACGACCGCATCATGACCGTGGTCGGCAAGGGGACCAGCTTCCAGGACGCCCTGAAGAAGGCCGACGAGATTCTCCTGCACGCCACCCAGGGCATCAGCGACCTCATTCGGGTCGCCGGCGAGGTCAACGTCGACTTCGCCGATGTGCGCACGGTAATGGCCTGCGGCGGCGGAGCCCTCATGGGGTCCGGTTTCGGGGATGGGGAACACAGGGCCGAGGAAGCGGCCCGCAAGGCCATCTCCTCTCCGCTTCTGGGCGACGTGTCCCTCAAGGGCGCCCACGGGGTGCTGATCAACATCACGGGCGGAATGGATCTCGCCATTGACGACGTGACCAGGATCTCTAGTATCATTCAGGAAGAGGCCGGCAACGATGCCGAGATCATCTTCGGCGCGGTCCACGATCCCAAGCTGCAGCAGGGCGTGAGGGTCACGGTGATAGCCACGGGGTTCGGCAACGGATCCGAAAAACCCGGCGCCCTGCGGCCGGAGATGGCGAGCAACGGCGCCCCCTCCGGATTGGACCGGAGACCGTCGCCGATCCCGTCCCCGCGGCTGGCGCGGGCGGCCGCACGGCAGGCGGCGGCAGTCACAGGCAGAAGTTCGGCGAGCATGAACAAGACTCCCAGTACCCCCACGCCGGTGCAGCCCCGGAAGCGCCAGCGCGTCATCGTTCGCGGGCCGGTCGATATCCTTGACCTGCCGACCTTCGTGACGCTGGCCCGGTGA
- a CDS encoding UDP-N-acetylglucosamine--N-acetylmuramyl-(pentapeptide) pyrophosphoryl-undecaprenol N-acetylglucosamine transferase, translated as MTRREPGVVVFSGGGTGGHFYPALALARALAAMRPDIRPFFVGSRRGVEARVLPDCGLDYALVDVEGLDRRHLWNNALVMQSLLGSVLDVFDTFRRLRPELVVVTGGYACAPSGLVAACMGIPLALQEQNSLPGVTTRLLSRHAAQIHLAWPEAKQAIPRRARNRVVVSGNPVRPPEGIGRGEARGRFGLGADGRVALVVGGSQGSAVLNRRILEAVLDAPERPEGFQLLWASGPAHFSAMSRELARAGSPDWVRLVPYIDDMPGALAAADLAVSRAGAMATSEFLVHGLPAILLPLPTAAEDHQTRNAGALAEAGVALHLPERETDALALWAAMTDLARDDRRMASMARAARARARPDAAADIVTALAGLLPRGPRSVTVSGEAA; from the coding sequence ATGACCAGGCGGGAGCCGGGCGTGGTCGTCTTCTCCGGCGGCGGCACCGGGGGGCATTTCTACCCCGCGCTCGCGCTCGCCCGTGCGCTCGCGGCGATGAGACCCGACATCCGTCCGTTCTTCGTCGGCTCGCGCCGTGGCGTGGAGGCGCGCGTGCTCCCGGACTGTGGCCTCGACTATGCGCTGGTGGACGTGGAGGGACTGGACCGCCGGCACCTCTGGAACAACGCCCTGGTGATGCAGTCGCTCCTCGGGAGCGTCCTCGACGTCTTCGACACCTTCCGGCGGCTGCGGCCCGAGCTGGTGGTGGTCACCGGCGGATACGCGTGCGCACCGTCGGGGCTGGTGGCCGCCTGCATGGGCATTCCCCTGGCGCTTCAGGAGCAGAACAGCCTGCCGGGCGTCACCACACGCCTGCTCAGCCGCCACGCGGCTCAGATCCATCTCGCGTGGCCGGAGGCGAAGCAGGCGATTCCGCGCCGGGCGCGCAACCGGGTGGTGGTGAGCGGGAATCCGGTGCGCCCCCCTGAAGGAATCGGGCGCGGTGAAGCGCGCGGTCGCTTCGGGCTGGGGGCGGACGGGCGGGTCGCCCTCGTGGTGGGAGGCAGCCAGGGGTCGGCGGTGCTGAACCGGCGCATCCTCGAAGCCGTGCTCGACGCGCCGGAGCGCCCGGAGGGCTTTCAGCTTCTCTGGGCCAGCGGCCCGGCGCACTTCTCCGCGATGTCGCGGGAACTCGCGCGGGCCGGATCGCCGGACTGGGTGCGGCTGGTACCGTACATCGACGACATGCCGGGCGCGCTCGCCGCGGCGGACCTGGCGGTGAGCCGGGCGGGGGCGATGGCCACCTCCGAGTTCCTCGTGCACGGGCTGCCGGCGATCCTGCTTCCGCTTCCCACCGCGGCCGAGGATCACCAGACCCGCAACGCCGGGGCGCTCGCAGAAGCGGGCGTGGCGCTGCACCTGCCCGAGCGCGAAACGGACGCGCTCGCCCTCTGGGCGGCCATGACGGACCTCGCGCGCGACGACCGCCGCATGGCGTCGATGGCCCGGGCGGCCCGCGCGCGCGCCCGGCCGGACGCGGCCGCCGACATCGTCACGGCGCTCGCCGGGCTGCTCCCGCGCGGGCCGCGGTCGGTGACCGTTTCGGGGGAGGCCGCGTGA
- the murD gene encoding UDP-N-acetylmuramoyl-L-alanine--D-glutamate ligase, translating to MAALSGQRIAIVGLGASGRAAARLALRHGGEVRVSDDAHTPALRAHAGELEAMGARVRLGGHDQDRIATSRLIVASPGIPPGAPVLSSLAAAGKRWISEPEFAFRFFRSSLIAVTGTNGKTTTSALAARMLEAAGVSVGLGGNIGGGLGPPASELALRDPAPEWLVVEMSSYQLGAVSRFRPDIGVVTNLSPDHLDRYPSRTAYYADKARLFANARADSRWVLGSGVPAALPLDDEVPGARYLFDADEAAGQRSGGPDGELAAYARDGWLMFALEAGEERVMPVADVALAGRAGLANTMAAGLAARLAGARTEAIARAARDFRPLPHRLERVVERDGVLWVNDSKATNVAAAAGAVRSFDRPIVLLAGGQDKGEDLAPFADAMRGRVRRVIVYGDARFRLEEALAGAASLVRVDTGFDAAVRAAERWARPGDILLLSPACASFDQFSDYEARGRRFAALARGEA from the coding sequence ATGGCGGCACTGAGCGGACAGCGCATCGCGATCGTGGGCCTCGGGGCGAGCGGCCGGGCCGCCGCCCGGCTGGCGCTCCGGCACGGCGGGGAGGTGCGCGTGTCGGACGACGCCCACACGCCCGCGCTGCGCGCGCACGCAGGGGAACTGGAGGCCATGGGCGCACGCGTGCGGCTCGGCGGCCACGATCAGGATCGCATCGCCACAAGCCGCCTGATCGTGGCCAGCCCGGGCATCCCGCCCGGAGCGCCTGTGCTGTCCTCCCTCGCGGCGGCGGGCAAGCGCTGGATCTCCGAGCCCGAGTTCGCGTTTCGCTTCTTCCGCAGCTCGCTGATCGCCGTGACCGGCACCAACGGCAAGACCACCACCTCCGCGCTGGCGGCCCGCATGCTTGAGGCGGCGGGGGTGTCGGTCGGCCTCGGGGGCAACATCGGCGGCGGCCTGGGTCCGCCCGCCTCGGAGCTGGCGCTGCGCGATCCGGCGCCCGAATGGCTGGTGGTAGAGATGAGCTCGTACCAGCTGGGCGCCGTGTCCCGGTTCCGCCCGGACATCGGCGTGGTCACCAACCTGTCGCCCGACCACCTCGACCGCTATCCGAGCCGAACCGCCTACTACGCCGACAAGGCCCGGCTGTTCGCGAACGCGCGCGCCGATAGCCGCTGGGTGCTCGGGAGCGGCGTGCCGGCCGCTCTGCCCCTGGACGACGAGGTCCCGGGTGCGCGCTACCTCTTCGACGCGGACGAAGCCGCCGGGCAGCGGTCGGGCGGCCCGGACGGCGAGCTGGCCGCCTACGCGCGCGATGGCTGGCTGATGTTCGCGTTGGAGGCGGGAGAGGAGCGGGTGATGCCGGTCGCGGATGTGGCCCTGGCCGGCCGGGCGGGGCTCGCCAACACCATGGCGGCCGGGCTGGCGGCCCGCCTGGCGGGCGCCCGGACGGAAGCGATCGCCCGGGCCGCGCGGGACTTCCGTCCGCTGCCCCACCGGCTGGAGCGGGTGGTCGAGCGCGACGGCGTCCTCTGGGTGAACGACTCGAAGGCGACCAACGTGGCCGCGGCCGCAGGCGCGGTCCGGAGCTTCGACCGGCCGATCGTGCTGCTGGCCGGCGGCCAGGACAAGGGAGAGGACCTTGCACCGTTCGCCGACGCCATGCGCGGCCGGGTCCGCCGCGTGATCGTGTACGGTGATGCCCGCTTCCGCCTCGAGGAGGCGCTGGCGGGGGCCGCGTCCCTGGTTCGCGTGGACACCGGCTTCGACGCGGCGGTGCGTGCGGCCGAGCGATGGGCCCGGCCCGGCGATATCCTGCTCCTCTCCCCCGCCTGCGCGAGCTTCGACCAGTTTTCCGACTACGAAGCGCGGGGCCGCCGGTTCGCCGCGCTCGCGCGAGGGGAGGCATGA
- the murC gene encoding UDP-N-acetylmuramate--L-alanine ligase has protein sequence MSARSLRDRAREGTVHFMGIGGAGMCALAELFHRSGYRVTGCDLRRDLSARSLEALGIPVAAGHSADHLDGVSAVVVSSAISPSNPEVRAARERGIPVVKRAEALGQWVNPGTVVAVAGTHGKTTTTALATEILAAAGRDPTGVVGGRVAGWEGNLRYGRGDLFVVEADEYDRSFHHITPRTALVTNLEADHLDTYGNLASLREAFRTFVDAVPADGTVCACADDPGASKLLAGLGARTCTYGFRAGAQLRATRVRTGPGGARARIFEDGRDRGELSIRLPGAHNLLNALAAAAAARRMDVAWSDIRRSLAGFRGVRRRFERLGRERGVTVVDDYAHHPTEIAAAIAAARGSFPGARLVAVFQPHLFSRTRDFAAQLGAALAAADRIWVSDIYPAREAPIPGITGELVCDAVTAARGEGGRYHPDLSTLPAALAGTLRAGDVCLTLGAGSIESTGPALLRRLGGHDA, from the coding sequence GTGAGCGCCCGCAGCCTGCGCGACCGCGCACGCGAGGGCACGGTGCACTTCATGGGCATCGGCGGTGCGGGCATGTGCGCGCTTGCCGAGCTCTTCCACCGCTCCGGCTACCGGGTGACCGGCTGCGACCTGCGGCGCGACCTGAGCGCGCGGTCGCTCGAGGCCCTGGGCATTCCCGTTGCCGCCGGCCACTCCGCCGATCACCTGGATGGCGTCTCCGCGGTCGTGGTCTCTTCCGCCATCAGCCCGTCCAACCCGGAGGTGCGCGCGGCGCGCGAGCGGGGCATCCCGGTGGTCAAGCGGGCGGAGGCGCTCGGGCAGTGGGTCAACCCGGGAACGGTCGTGGCGGTGGCCGGGACGCACGGCAAGACCACCACCACCGCGCTCGCCACCGAGATCCTGGCGGCGGCCGGCCGGGATCCCACAGGGGTCGTCGGGGGAAGGGTCGCGGGGTGGGAGGGCAACCTGCGCTACGGACGCGGCGACCTGTTCGTGGTCGAAGCCGACGAGTACGACCGCTCCTTCCACCACATCACGCCCCGCACGGCCCTGGTCACCAATCTGGAGGCCGATCACCTCGACACCTACGGGAACCTCGCAAGTCTGCGCGAGGCGTTCCGTACCTTCGTGGACGCGGTGCCCGCGGACGGCACGGTATGCGCCTGTGCGGACGATCCGGGAGCGTCGAAACTGCTTGCGGGCCTCGGCGCGCGCACCTGCACCTATGGCTTCCGCGCGGGCGCCCAGCTGCGGGCGACGCGGGTGCGCACCGGTCCCGGCGGAGCCCGGGCGCGCATCTTCGAGGATGGTCGGGATCGGGGCGAGCTGTCGATCCGCCTCCCGGGCGCGCACAACCTGCTCAACGCCCTGGCCGCAGCCGCGGCCGCGCGCCGGATGGACGTCGCCTGGAGCGACATCCGCCGGTCGCTGGCGGGATTCCGCGGGGTGCGCCGCCGCTTCGAGCGGCTCGGCCGCGAGCGCGGGGTGACCGTGGTGGACGACTACGCACACCATCCCACCGAAATCGCGGCGGCGATCGCGGCAGCGCGCGGCAGCTTCCCCGGAGCCCGCCTGGTGGCCGTTTTCCAGCCTCACCTGTTCTCGCGTACGCGCGATTTTGCCGCCCAGCTCGGTGCGGCCCTTGCCGCGGCGGACCGGATCTGGGTCTCGGACATCTACCCCGCGCGCGAAGCGCCCATCCCCGGCATCACCGGCGAACTCGTGTGCGACGCGGTGACCGCGGCGCGGGGAGAGGGTGGGCGCTACCACCCGGACCTGAGCACGCTTCCCGCCGCCTTGGCCGGCACCCTTCGCGCCGGGGACGTATGCCTCACCCTGGGCGCCGGCTCGATCGAGTCGACCGGTCCTGCGCTCCTTCGCCGCCTGGGAGGGCACGATGCGTAA
- a CDS encoding cell division protein FtsQ/DivIB: protein MRKLLAFAVPVMLAAATLAALGDRRDILAHFARFHVSAVEVRGARYLDAEEIRQWIPVYEDERGGARSLEGRLRTHRLIEEATVRSLPGDTAEIVIQERQPVALVATPALNPVDPAGEYLPIDPALHRLDLPILRPMEPPSGSLTVTEHQQIQAMAAELHRLGELHPDFARSVSEIAWTPQGTLTARFSETGAALHFQPPLSVRRLREGLAALADAVPRAPERTVTVADLRFSDQVVVTHASTGEPGNARR from the coding sequence ATGCGTAAGCTGCTCGCGTTTGCGGTTCCCGTGATGCTCGCGGCCGCCACGCTGGCCGCCCTGGGCGACCGTCGCGACATTCTCGCGCACTTCGCGAGATTCCACGTCTCCGCCGTGGAAGTGCGGGGTGCCCGCTATCTCGACGCCGAGGAGATCCGCCAGTGGATTCCGGTCTACGAGGACGAGCGCGGGGGAGCACGGTCTCTGGAGGGACGCCTGCGCACACACCGGTTGATCGAGGAGGCCACGGTCAGGTCCCTGCCCGGCGACACCGCGGAGATCGTCATCCAGGAGCGCCAGCCGGTGGCCCTGGTGGCGACCCCGGCCCTGAATCCCGTCGATCCCGCCGGTGAGTACCTGCCCATCGATCCCGCCCTGCATCGGCTCGACCTGCCCATCCTTCGTCCCATGGAGCCCCCGAGCGGCTCGCTGACGGTCACCGAGCACCAGCAGATCCAGGCCATGGCCGCGGAGTTGCATCGTCTGGGCGAGCTTCATCCCGACTTCGCGCGCTCCGTATCGGAAATCGCCTGGACCCCGCAGGGCACTCTGACGGCCCGCTTCTCGGAAACCGGGGCGGCGCTCCATTTCCAACCTCCGCTGAGCGTCCGGCGTCTGCGCGAAGGGCTTGCGGCTCTGGCCGACGCCGTCCCGCGGGCCCCGGAACGAACGGTCACCGTGGCCGACCTCCGCTTCAGCGATCAGGTCGTCGTGACGCACGCGTCAACGGGCGAGCCGGGCAACGCGAGGAGATGA
- the mraY gene encoding phospho-N-acetylmuramoyl-pentapeptide-transferase — protein sequence MLYHLLPRFTDVHIVFNLFTYITFRTAGAVVTALVLSFLLGPGMIRWLTRLRFGQVVRETGPETHLKKAGTPTMGGTLIIAAATVSTLLWAELDNVAILVVLATFLWTGAIGFLDDYLKVVKKTSAGLAGRYKMIGQWALGLALGLFLLFYPVWPVPATWTGVPFFAEMVAVFFPPVYVLFVATVVSGTSNAVNLTDGLDGLAAGLCGIAAATFGIFAYLIGRVDTSAYLGVLYLPGVGELTVFAGALAGAAIGFLWFNAHPAQVIMGDTGSLSLGGAIGVMAILLKSEFLLVIVGAVFVAETLSVIAQVGYFKFTARRYGEGRRIFLMAPIHHHFEKLGWPESKVVTRFWIVGVLCAMVALSTLKIR from the coding sequence ATGCTGTATCATCTCCTGCCCCGGTTCACCGACGTGCACATCGTCTTCAACCTGTTCACGTACATCACCTTCCGCACCGCCGGGGCGGTGGTGACGGCGCTCGTGCTCAGCTTCCTGCTGGGACCGGGCATGATTCGCTGGCTGACCCGGCTGCGCTTTGGTCAGGTCGTGCGCGAAACCGGTCCGGAGACGCATCTGAAGAAGGCCGGCACACCGACCATGGGCGGGACGCTGATCATCGCCGCCGCGACCGTCTCCACGCTGCTGTGGGCCGAGCTCGACAACGTCGCGATCCTGGTCGTCCTCGCGACCTTCCTCTGGACCGGCGCCATCGGGTTCCTCGACGACTATCTGAAGGTTGTCAAGAAGACGAGCGCGGGGCTGGCGGGCCGCTACAAGATGATCGGGCAATGGGCGCTTGGACTGGCCCTGGGGCTGTTCCTGCTGTTCTACCCGGTGTGGCCCGTCCCGGCGACCTGGACGGGCGTCCCGTTCTTTGCGGAGATGGTGGCCGTCTTCTTCCCGCCGGTCTACGTGCTGTTCGTGGCCACGGTGGTCTCCGGGACCTCGAACGCGGTCAACCTGACGGACGGGCTCGACGGCCTGGCCGCGGGGCTGTGCGGAATCGCGGCCGCGACCTTCGGCATCTTCGCCTACCTCATCGGGCGCGTGGACACTTCCGCCTACCTGGGCGTTCTCTACCTGCCCGGGGTGGGGGAGCTGACGGTGTTCGCCGGCGCTCTGGCCGGAGCGGCGATCGGATTCCTCTGGTTTAACGCGCATCCCGCGCAGGTGATCATGGGAGATACGGGTTCCCTGTCGCTGGGAGGCGCCATCGGCGTCATGGCCATCCTCCTCAAGTCCGAGTTCCTGCTGGTCATCGTAGGAGCGGTATTCGTGGCGGAGACGCTCTCGGTCATCGCCCAGGTGGGGTATTTCAAGTTCACGGCGCGGCGTTACGGCGAGGGGCGGAGGATCTTTCTCATGGCCCCCATTCACCACCACTTCGAGAAGCTCGGATGGCCGGAAAGCAAGGTCGTCACGCGCTTCTGGATCGTCGGCGTGCTCTGCGCGATGGTCGCCCTGAGCACCCTCAAGATTCGATAG
- a CDS encoding putative peptidoglycan glycosyltransferase FtsW, whose protein sequence is MPATAAPAYSASGVHDARPLAAARFGGGWEGAAVMTLTLLLLSFGLVTLYSASSFLAQRQGLPDYHFVVRQAVGAGVGLVFLLIFSRIPYTRWRSLAWPMMLAAWLLLVFIILPGTESFAPERNGARRWLQVGPAGFQPSEAAKLAILVWTAVMAVKKQDRFRSLTRGLGPFLLIWAAMLVPVLLEPDFSTAALIAMLGCIIVFAAGARVGHFVFLGLLATPAIVYQFATDFRFRRLIVFLNPGSHTTGAGYQVDQSLIAIGSGGIGGVGFGEGQQKFGFLPEAHNDFIFALIGEEWGLIGVAVLVCAYVALIVIGFRIARRAADLLGELLAVGCTSLIALHAFLHMGVNLSLLPATGLPLPLISDGRSNLVITLAAIGILLSVARGIPPGPRPAP, encoded by the coding sequence GTGCCCGCCACGGCCGCCCCCGCCTACTCCGCGTCCGGCGTGCACGACGCCCGGCCGCTCGCGGCCGCGCGTTTCGGCGGCGGGTGGGAAGGCGCGGCCGTCATGACGCTGACGCTGCTCCTGCTCTCGTTCGGGCTGGTGACCCTTTACAGCGCAAGCTCCTTCCTGGCGCAGCGGCAGGGGCTTCCGGACTACCATTTCGTCGTCCGCCAGGCCGTGGGCGCCGGCGTGGGGCTCGTGTTCCTGCTGATCTTCTCACGGATTCCCTACACCAGGTGGCGGTCGCTGGCGTGGCCCATGATGCTGGCGGCGTGGTTGCTGCTGGTCTTCATCATCCTCCCGGGCACCGAGTCCTTCGCCCCGGAGCGGAACGGGGCGCGCCGCTGGCTGCAGGTGGGCCCGGCTGGTTTCCAGCCGTCGGAGGCGGCCAAGCTGGCGATCCTGGTGTGGACAGCGGTCATGGCGGTGAAGAAGCAGGATCGATTCCGGAGCCTCACGCGCGGCCTCGGCCCCTTCCTCCTGATCTGGGCCGCCATGCTGGTGCCCGTCCTTCTGGAGCCGGACTTCTCCACAGCGGCCCTGATCGCGATGCTCGGCTGCATCATCGTGTTCGCGGCGGGCGCGCGCGTCGGGCATTTCGTCTTCCTGGGACTGCTCGCCACGCCGGCAATCGTGTACCAGTTCGCCACGGATTTCCGTTTCAGGCGCCTCATCGTCTTCCTGAACCCGGGATCGCACACCACCGGCGCCGGATACCAGGTGGATCAGTCGCTGATCGCGATCGGCTCCGGGGGGATCGGCGGGGTAGGGTTCGGGGAGGGACAGCAGAAGTTCGGATTCCTTCCCGAGGCGCACAACGACTTCATCTTCGCCCTGATCGGGGAGGAATGGGGACTGATCGGCGTGGCCGTGCTGGTCTGCGCCTACGTCGCCCTGATCGTGATCGGCTTCCGCATCGCCCGCCGCGCGGCCGATCTGCTGGGAGAGCTGCTGGCGGTCGGCTGCACCAGCCTCATCGCCCTGCACGCGTTCCTCCACATGGGCGTCAATCTGAGTCTGCTGCCGGCGACCGGGCTCCCGCTGCCCCTGATCTCGGATGGGCGCTCCAACCTGGTGATCACCCTGGCCGCGATCGGTATCCTGCTGTCCGTGGCCCGGGGCATCCCTCCGGGTCCGAGGCCGGCTCCATGA